Proteins from a genomic interval of Cupriavidus pauculus:
- a CDS encoding four-helix bundle copper-binding protein — MIRPNVQENFARYADCIAACNAAAAACLKCAAACLEEPDTRKMSRCIALDMDCAGIANLAASYMLRNSEFAPLVCEDCAEVCKWCKEECERHDHWHCQECAKACTACMEMCLKMTA, encoded by the coding sequence ATGATACGACCCAACGTGCAGGAAAACTTTGCCCGCTACGCCGACTGCATCGCCGCGTGCAACGCCGCGGCGGCGGCCTGCCTGAAGTGCGCGGCGGCGTGCCTGGAGGAACCCGACACCCGCAAGATGTCGCGCTGCATCGCGCTGGACATGGACTGCGCCGGCATCGCCAACCTGGCCGCGTCCTACATGCTCCGCAACAGCGAGTTCGCCCCGCTGGTCTGCGAAGATTGCGCTGAAGTGTGCAAGTGGTGCAAGGAAGAATGCGAGCGGCACGACCACTGGCACTGCCAGGAATGCGCCAAGGCGTGCACGGCCTGCATGGAAATGTGCTTGAAGATGACCGCATGA
- the fumC gene encoding class II fumarate hydratase, with translation MSEKSPATRIEKDSLGDVAVPADHLWGAQTERSRQNFRIGTEKMPPALIEAFAVLKLCAARANRELGVLKPDVADAIEKAAEEVIAGKWPGEFPLSVWQTGSGTQTNMNLNEVISNRAIQMLGGELGSKKPVHPNDHVNASQSSNDSFPTAMHIAATRAIQQTLLPSLETLQQAFARKVDAFADIVKVGRTHLQDAVPLTLGQEFSGYMTQVADAQSRLQQAMLRAMPVAQGGTAVGTGLNAPPGFAAAFARALAGYTGLPFEPAANRYALQAAHDALADLSGALNTTASSFLKIARDFMLLGSGPRAGFAELQLPANEPGSSIMPGKVNPTQAEALAMVCCRVIGNHTTVTLANSLGTLELNAYKPVIVYSLLQSVTLLADAAASFAEHMVEGVEPDRARIQELLERSLMSVTALNPHIGYDKAAEIAKLAVKKNLSLREAAIDSGHVTNEQFDQWIDFKALTKEV, from the coding sequence ATGTCCGAGAAGTCCCCAGCCACCCGCATCGAGAAAGACAGCCTGGGAGACGTTGCCGTCCCGGCCGATCATCTCTGGGGTGCCCAGACCGAAAGGTCGCGTCAGAATTTTCGTATCGGCACCGAGAAAATGCCGCCCGCGCTGATCGAGGCGTTCGCGGTCCTGAAGCTGTGCGCCGCACGCGCCAACCGCGAGCTTGGCGTGCTCAAGCCCGACGTGGCTGATGCCATCGAGAAGGCCGCCGAGGAAGTCATCGCCGGCAAGTGGCCGGGCGAGTTCCCGCTGTCGGTGTGGCAGACCGGGTCCGGCACGCAGACCAACATGAACCTCAACGAGGTGATCTCGAACCGCGCCATCCAGATGCTGGGCGGCGAGTTGGGCAGCAAGAAGCCGGTTCACCCGAACGACCACGTCAACGCCAGCCAGTCGTCGAACGACAGTTTCCCGACGGCGATGCATATCGCGGCCACGCGTGCCATCCAGCAGACACTGTTGCCGTCGCTGGAGACGCTGCAACAGGCGTTCGCCAGGAAGGTCGACGCCTTTGCCGACATCGTCAAGGTCGGCCGCACCCATCTGCAGGATGCCGTGCCGCTGACGCTGGGCCAGGAATTTTCCGGCTACATGACGCAAGTGGCCGACGCGCAGTCGCGGCTGCAGCAGGCCATGCTGCGTGCGATGCCCGTGGCGCAGGGCGGTACCGCCGTCGGCACGGGCCTGAACGCGCCGCCGGGGTTCGCGGCGGCGTTTGCCCGAGCGCTGGCCGGCTACACGGGCCTGCCGTTCGAGCCGGCGGCCAACCGCTACGCGCTGCAGGCCGCGCACGATGCGCTGGCGGACCTGTCCGGCGCGCTGAACACGACGGCGTCGTCGTTCCTGAAGATCGCGCGCGATTTCATGCTGCTGGGCTCGGGCCCGCGCGCCGGCTTTGCCGAGCTGCAGTTGCCCGCCAACGAGCCGGGTTCGTCGATCATGCCGGGCAAGGTCAACCCCACGCAGGCCGAGGCGCTGGCGATGGTCTGCTGCCGCGTGATCGGCAATCACACCACGGTCACGCTGGCCAACAGCCTGGGCACGCTGGAACTCAACGCGTACAAGCCGGTGATCGTCTACAGCCTGTTGCAGTCCGTCACGCTGCTGGCCGACGCCGCCGCCAGCTTTGCCGAGCACATGGTGGAAGGCGTCGAGCCGGACCGCGCGCGGATTCAGGAACTGCTGGAGCGCTCGCTGATGTCGGTGACGGCGCTGAATCCGCATATCGGCTACGACAAGGCCGCCGAGATCGCCAAGCTCGCGGTCAAGAAGAACCTGTCGCTGCGCGAGGCCGCCATTGACTCCGGTCACGTCACGAACGAACAGTTCGACCAGTGGATTGACTTCAAGGCGCTGACGAAGGAAGTATGA
- a CDS encoding sensor histidine kinase: protein MFRFRLTLAFALLVALVCIQAAFVYWGANRVNDYAQHSRLANDILAELLDLSANKQRLRVWASQRLMNADASPEARDRLLASMKRSAGRLQQLAQRDIVLWNTISALDGVPVPPEVNELAGMSELLGDNIRAVEGRLVALQPLPRDADFAGVWNELNEVFDKARGRDLRELLYGAIERQRAAVPVARAATERGLDRLRTQAFVMAAVTLLAAVVLALHLGRRLKRPLDQLLEGVGALRSGALDYRLPIHSGDEFGHVAAGFNAMAAELQQHRIDADAARRRLEEAVQARTAELSSAHETLQRIDQRRRQLFADLGHELRTPTTAIRGEAEIALRGGEKPAHEYRQALQHIVGAAEQLTGHINDLLLIARAEADQLVMQPRSVALWQLLQDSADFADALGAEHDVKIQLQAPEGADGLTVMADADRLRQAIVILLDNAIRYSPRGSTVCLRAAASGDGVRIEVEDQGIGIDPEELGSVFERFMRGRRARAHRADGTGIGLSIALAIVRAHHGNLSVSAAAPHGTRACIELPPGPRADAAGAGATAIPHHEHPGH from the coding sequence ATGTTCCGTTTTCGCCTGACGCTCGCCTTTGCCCTGCTCGTCGCCCTCGTCTGCATCCAGGCGGCGTTCGTTTATTGGGGCGCCAACCGCGTCAACGACTACGCCCAGCACAGCCGGCTGGCCAACGACATCCTGGCCGAACTGCTGGACCTTTCCGCCAACAAGCAGCGGCTGCGCGTCTGGGCGTCGCAGCGGCTGATGAACGCCGATGCCTCGCCCGAGGCCCGCGACCGCCTGCTGGCCAGCATGAAGCGCAGCGCCGGCCGGCTGCAGCAGCTTGCCCAGCGGGACATCGTGCTCTGGAACACCATCTCGGCGCTCGATGGCGTGCCCGTGCCGCCCGAGGTCAACGAACTGGCCGGCATGTCCGAACTGCTGGGCGACAACATCCGCGCCGTGGAAGGCCGCCTCGTGGCCCTGCAGCCCCTGCCGCGCGACGCCGACTTCGCGGGCGTCTGGAACGAGCTGAACGAGGTGTTCGACAAGGCGCGCGGCCGTGACCTGCGCGAACTGCTTTACGGCGCCATCGAACGCCAGCGCGCCGCCGTGCCGGTGGCGCGGGCCGCCACCGAGCGCGGGCTGGACCGGCTGCGGACCCAGGCGTTCGTGATGGCCGCCGTGACGCTGCTGGCGGCCGTCGTGCTGGCGCTGCACCTGGGCCGGCGGCTCAAGCGGCCGCTGGACCAGTTGCTCGAAGGCGTCGGCGCGCTGCGTAGCGGGGCCCTCGACTACCGCCTGCCGATCCATTCCGGCGACGAATTCGGGCACGTCGCGGCCGGCTTCAACGCCATGGCCGCCGAGTTGCAGCAGCACCGGATCGACGCCGACGCGGCGCGCCGCCGGCTGGAAGAGGCGGTGCAGGCCCGGACGGCCGAGTTGAGTTCGGCGCACGAGACGCTCCAGCGCATCGACCAGCGCCGCCGGCAACTGTTTGCCGACCTGGGCCACGAGTTGCGCACGCCGACCACGGCCATTCGCGGCGAGGCCGAGATTGCGCTGCGCGGCGGCGAGAAGCCCGCGCACGAGTACCGGCAGGCGCTGCAGCACATCGTCGGCGCCGCCGAGCAACTGACCGGGCATATCAACGACCTGTTGCTGATCGCGCGGGCGGAAGCTGACCAGTTGGTCATGCAGCCGCGCAGCGTGGCGCTGTGGCAGCTCCTGCAGGATTCCGCCGATTTTGCCGATGCGCTGGGGGCCGAGCACGACGTCAAGATCCAGCTCCAGGCGCCCGAGGGCGCCGACGGCCTCACCGTCATGGCCGATGCCGACCGGCTGCGGCAGGCCATCGTGATCCTGCTGGACAACGCCATCCGCTATTCGCCGCGCGGCAGCACGGTATGCCTGCGCGCGGCGGCCAGCGGCGACGGCGTGCGGATCGAAGTGGAGGACCAGGGCATCGGCATCGACCCCGAGGAACTGGGGTCGGTGTTCGAGCGCTTCATGCGCGGCCGGCGCGCGCGGGCGCATCGGGCGGACGGCACCGGCATTGGCCTGTCGATTGCGCTGGCGATCGTGCGGGCCCATCATGGCAACCTTTCCGTCAGCGCCGCCGCGCCGCATGGCACCCGCGCCTGCATCGAGCTGCCGCCCGGGCCGCGCGCCGATGCCGCCGGCGCCGGCGCCACAGCCATCCCACACCATGAACATCCTGGTCATTGA
- a CDS encoding response regulator transcription factor: MNILVIEDDARVADFLVRGLRAEGYLVQLARTGPEGLDMARRGDASLLLLDLMLPGIDGLELCQTLRAERNHVPILILTSLSDVGDRVAGLRLGADDYLTKPFAFEELLARIEALLRRGREQQPISQQLQVADLVLDRDRMQVMRGGQAIPLTAKELAFLELLMSAPGRVFSRERILSNVWGANEDPLTNIVDVYVRRLRSKIDDGHALPLLKTVRGLGYRIDDVP; this comes from the coding sequence ATGAACATCCTGGTCATTGAAGACGACGCCCGCGTGGCCGATTTCCTGGTGCGCGGGCTGCGCGCGGAGGGCTATCTCGTCCAGCTCGCGCGCACCGGGCCCGAGGGGCTGGACATGGCGCGCCGCGGCGACGCGTCGCTGCTGCTGCTGGACCTGATGCTGCCCGGCATCGACGGCCTGGAGCTGTGCCAGACGCTGCGCGCCGAGCGCAACCACGTGCCGATCCTGATCCTGACCTCGCTGAGCGACGTGGGCGACCGCGTGGCCGGCCTGCGGCTGGGCGCCGACGACTACCTGACCAAGCCGTTCGCGTTCGAGGAACTGCTGGCCCGCATCGAGGCCCTGCTGCGGCGTGGCCGCGAGCAGCAGCCCATATCCCAGCAGCTACAGGTGGCGGACCTGGTGCTCGACCGCGACCGCATGCAGGTCATGCGCGGCGGCCAGGCCATCCCGCTGACGGCCAAGGAGTTGGCCTTCCTGGAACTGCTGATGAGCGCGCCGGGCCGGGTGTTCAGCCGCGAGCGCATCCTGTCCAACGTCTGGGGCGCCAACGAGGATCCGCTGACCAATATCGTCGACGTCTACGTGCGCCGGCTGCGCAGCAAGATCGACGACGGCCACGCGCTGCCGCTGCTCAAGACCGTGCGCGGGCTTGGCTACCGCATCGACGATGTACCCTGA
- a CDS encoding SgcJ/EcaC family oxidoreductase, which produces MTYVGAASLAAVAAGVLLTSLPAAAQSAAQQACAPATQQQIASLFDRWNDSLRTGDPDKVLANYAPDGVLLPTVSNQARTTPAAIKDYFIKFLKYKPQGSIDDRFIRIGCNVAQDVGNYTFRYADGKTVHARYTYVYEWKDGKWLIAHHHSSAMPEPVTGAK; this is translated from the coding sequence ATGACATACGTTGGTGCCGCTTCCCTCGCCGCCGTTGCCGCAGGCGTTCTTCTCACCTCGCTGCCGGCCGCCGCGCAGTCCGCCGCGCAGCAAGCCTGCGCGCCCGCCACCCAGCAGCAGATCGCCAGCCTGTTCGACCGCTGGAACGACTCGCTGCGCACCGGCGACCCGGACAAGGTGCTGGCCAACTACGCGCCGGACGGCGTGCTGCTGCCGACCGTGTCGAACCAGGCCCGCACCACGCCGGCCGCCATCAAGGACTACTTCATCAAGTTCCTGAAGTACAAGCCGCAGGGATCGATCGACGACCGCTTTATCCGCATCGGCTGCAACGTGGCCCAGGACGTCGGCAACTACACGTTCCGGTACGCCGACGGCAAGACCGTCCACGCCCGGTACACCTATGTCTATGAGTGGAAGGACGGCAAGTGGCTGATCGCCCACCATCACTCGTCGGCCATGCCGGAGCCGGTGACGGGGGCGAAGTAA
- a CDS encoding peptide transporter has product MTITKFSINKFEYLCYLGEHEKAGRELVALMELIDRHYGLLMDVDEWPQSVEALDIMDDHLLTRLASAITSLVANPSFRFSDHGAAVLLQYQRWLAALFAASPFRNGDHILRTLGADEEARTALQLRTSELQKFQLFYFPESEVVLDWDVIWGVDKVLAAGLALAIMSSRFLATPSAHAKRELLLRWLPPRLAEVDSVDQLPMAILHDVYMHCSYADLPGKHDIKKPINTLIRRKLASLGVADVARPAARPASGKPVILVVLEWFSENHSIYRTHSQTMVAMRDKFHLVGMGYEDRVDDAGKAVFDEFVPLEGGSVWENAAHVRATSEKYQAQAAYMPSVGMFPITMLLASLRVAPLQLMALGHPATTHGHAMDYVVVEEDYVGDEACFSETLLKLPPDGMPYRAPAAMLRLDLDAARKPRPTEVVKVAVAATTIKLNPKFLAACAAIARTTKVPVEFHFLVGQATGLMFPQVRNVVRRIIGPSAIVHKHQSYDDYMAVIADCDMFLNPFPFGNTNGIVDTVWSGLVGVCRTGAEVHEHIDEGMFRRLGFPDWTITTSTEQYIAAAVRMIERAEERRVMQGKLAGPQAIERLIFKGRPEILGQRIQALWEDKLRTATPA; this is encoded by the coding sequence ATGACGATCACAAAATTCAGCATCAACAAGTTCGAGTACCTGTGCTACCTCGGCGAGCACGAAAAGGCCGGCCGCGAGCTGGTGGCCCTGATGGAGCTCATCGACCGCCACTACGGGCTGCTGATGGACGTCGACGAGTGGCCGCAATCGGTTGAGGCGCTCGACATCATGGACGACCACCTGCTCACGCGGCTGGCGTCCGCCATCACGAGCCTCGTCGCCAATCCGTCGTTCCGCTTCTCGGACCATGGGGCCGCCGTGCTGCTCCAGTACCAGCGCTGGCTGGCGGCCCTGTTCGCGGCCAGCCCGTTCCGGAATGGCGACCACATCCTGCGTACGCTGGGCGCGGACGAGGAGGCGCGCACGGCGCTGCAACTGCGCACGTCGGAGCTGCAGAAGTTTCAGTTGTTCTATTTCCCGGAATCGGAAGTCGTGCTCGACTGGGACGTGATCTGGGGCGTCGACAAGGTGCTGGCGGCCGGCCTCGCGCTGGCGATCATGTCGTCGCGCTTCCTGGCCACCCCGTCGGCGCACGCCAAGCGCGAGCTGCTGCTGCGCTGGCTGCCGCCGCGGCTGGCCGAGGTGGACAGCGTCGATCAGTTGCCGATGGCCATCCTGCACGACGTCTACATGCACTGCAGCTACGCCGACCTGCCGGGCAAGCACGACATCAAGAAGCCGATCAACACGCTGATCCGGCGCAAGCTGGCGTCGCTGGGCGTGGCCGACGTGGCGCGCCCGGCGGCCCGGCCGGCGTCGGGCAAGCCGGTGATCCTGGTGGTGCTGGAGTGGTTCTCCGAGAACCATTCGATCTACCGCACCCATTCGCAGACCATGGTGGCCATGCGCGACAAGTTCCATCTGGTCGGCATGGGCTACGAGGATCGTGTGGACGACGCCGGCAAGGCCGTGTTCGACGAGTTCGTGCCGCTGGAGGGCGGCAGCGTCTGGGAAAACGCCGCGCACGTGCGCGCCACCAGCGAGAAGTACCAGGCCCAGGCGGCCTACATGCCAAGTGTCGGCATGTTCCCGATCACGATGCTGCTGGCCAGCCTGCGCGTCGCGCCGCTGCAACTGATGGCGCTGGGCCATCCGGCCACGACCCACGGCCATGCGATGGATTACGTGGTGGTCGAGGAAGACTACGTCGGCGACGAGGCGTGCTTCAGCGAGACGCTGCTCAAGCTGCCGCCGGACGGCATGCCGTACCGGGCCCCGGCGGCGATGCTGCGGCTGGACCTGGACGCGGCAAGGAAGCCGCGGCCGACCGAAGTCGTCAAGGTCGCCGTGGCGGCCACGACGATCAAGCTCAATCCCAAGTTCCTGGCGGCCTGCGCGGCGATTGCCCGGACGACCAAGGTGCCGGTGGAGTTCCACTTCCTGGTGGGGCAGGCCACGGGGCTGATGTTCCCGCAGGTCCGCAACGTGGTGCGCCGGATCATCGGCCCGTCGGCCATCGTGCACAAGCACCAGAGCTACGACGACTACATGGCGGTCATCGCGGACTGCGACATGTTCCTGAACCCGTTCCCGTTCGGCAACACCAACGGAATCGTCGATACGGTCTGGTCGGGCCTGGTGGGCGTGTGCCGCACCGGCGCCGAGGTCCACGAGCATATCGACGAGGGCATGTTCCGCCGGCTCGGCTTTCCGGACTGGACGATCACCACGTCCACCGAGCAGTACATCGCGGCGGCCGTGCGGATGATCGAGCGCGCCGAGGAGCGGCGGGTCATGCAGGGCAAGCTGGCGGGCCCGCAGGCCATCGAGCGGCTGATCTTCAAGGGCCGCCCGGAGATCCTTGGCCAGCGCATCCAGGCGCTGTGGGAAGACAAGCTCAGGACGGCCACGCCGGCCTGA
- a CDS encoding methyltransferase domain-containing protein: MQDVKPWRKSASDMQEVPGIDEQSLDFVHASLRLQTLANPHKALARWLDLVKPGGYVIFTVPDEDFLTPRNTIRLTMPGKNAKAQSSGQGGGARFTIYKPPHDDATTQNLLDTIQLFSRVASCERMALVRDHEGEAPANGEADTRRFVEGVIEVVLRKRAAPGIQDLLGRANAAQNADDCVRCCREAVATYPYRFQAYLRSIMLAQRWSLMDEIDHVLDLATKRLHGEWNPQLYQMLHYIKSGRLNQGFQLREQMYARINWQRRTKAQPPANTPAWTGQPLEGKRIVIWSEFGLGDEIFFLRFARVLREQCGAAHVTVVCQGPIFELFKASGEADDVVRVDATSSLAPHDFWVYPHAIMAHLPVDVSNLPQTVPFLRVPEAASLPGRPEALKVGVVFKGAPNHENDHARSLRSLSVLDALFAHQEVDFYSLQKGPGADEAADYARRLPNFYDIGAGVQTMIETAQAVQALDLLVTVDTSVAHVAGALGKQTWLFLPFYTDWRWFYEGEDSPWYPSMRLFRQRWGAEVPEVIARMNGELLGLMLDKQRRQVTVGEPRI, encoded by the coding sequence GTGCAGGACGTGAAACCCTGGCGCAAGTCGGCGTCGGACATGCAGGAGGTGCCGGGCATCGACGAACAGTCGCTCGACTTCGTCCACGCCAGCCTGCGCCTGCAGACCCTGGCCAACCCGCACAAGGCGCTGGCGCGCTGGCTGGACCTGGTAAAGCCCGGCGGCTATGTGATCTTCACCGTGCCGGACGAGGACTTCCTGACGCCGCGCAATACCATCCGGCTGACGATGCCCGGCAAGAATGCCAAGGCGCAGTCGTCCGGCCAGGGCGGCGGCGCGCGCTTCACGATCTACAAGCCACCGCACGACGACGCGACCACCCAGAACCTGCTGGACACCATCCAGCTGTTCTCGCGCGTGGCGTCGTGCGAGCGGATGGCGCTGGTGCGGGACCATGAAGGCGAGGCGCCAGCCAACGGCGAGGCCGATACGCGGCGCTTTGTCGAGGGCGTGATCGAGGTGGTGCTGCGCAAGCGCGCCGCGCCGGGCATCCAGGACCTGCTCGGCCGCGCCAACGCGGCCCAGAACGCGGACGACTGCGTGCGCTGCTGCCGCGAGGCCGTCGCGACCTATCCGTACCGGTTCCAGGCCTACCTTCGCTCGATCATGCTGGCGCAGCGCTGGAGCCTGATGGACGAAATCGACCACGTGCTGGATCTGGCCACGAAGCGCCTGCATGGCGAATGGAATCCGCAGCTTTACCAGATGCTCCACTACATCAAGAGCGGGCGCCTGAACCAGGGCTTCCAGCTGCGCGAGCAGATGTACGCCCGCATCAACTGGCAGCGTCGCACCAAGGCGCAGCCGCCGGCCAACACCCCGGCCTGGACAGGCCAGCCGCTGGAGGGCAAGCGCATTGTCATCTGGAGCGAGTTCGGGCTCGGGGACGAGATCTTCTTCCTGCGGTTCGCCCGGGTCCTGCGGGAGCAATGTGGCGCCGCCCATGTGACCGTGGTGTGCCAGGGACCGATCTTCGAGCTGTTCAAGGCGTCGGGCGAGGCGGACGACGTGGTCCGCGTGGACGCCACGTCCAGCCTGGCGCCGCACGATTTCTGGGTCTATCCGCACGCGATCATGGCCCACCTGCCGGTCGATGTGTCGAACCTGCCGCAAACGGTGCCGTTCCTGCGCGTGCCGGAGGCGGCCAGCCTGCCGGGGCGGCCCGAGGCGCTGAAGGTGGGCGTGGTGTTCAAGGGCGCGCCCAATCACGAGAACGACCATGCACGCTCGCTGCGGTCGCTCTCGGTGCTGGACGCGCTGTTCGCGCATCAGGAAGTGGACTTCTACAGCCTGCAGAAGGGTCCCGGCGCCGACGAGGCCGCCGATTACGCGCGGCGCCTGCCCAACTTCTACGACATCGGCGCCGGCGTGCAGACGATGATCGAGACGGCGCAGGCGGTCCAGGCGCTCGACCTGCTGGTGACGGTGGATACCTCGGTCGCCCACGTGGCCGGCGCGCTGGGCAAGCAGACGTGGCTGTTCCTGCCGTTCTACACGGACTGGCGCTGGTTCTACGAAGGCGAGGACAGCCCCTGGTATCCGTCGATGCGGCTGTTCCGCCAGCGTTGGGGCGCCGAGGTGCCCGAGGTAATCGCCCGCATGAACGGCGAACTGCTCGGTCTGATGCTAGACAAGCAGAGACGCCAGGTGACTGTCGGCGAACCCAGAATCTGA
- a CDS encoding peptide transporter produces MKFDITTFEHHCYRSDPAIAFNGLRELLQKIADGYGETSHLDEWEQSTEAINIRDEHMVTRLAAAITALATNPDFHMSEQDSASVLKHQRWLASIFASSPFRNADHILRALGIDETARDSFDIHPADLWKFQLFYLPQSEIKLDWDALWKLDKGAAGGLAMAILSPRFQGTVAAHRKREFLLEWLPGRLDQVENLDRLPHVIMHDVNMFCSYADTPEKHSIKKPLCTLVRRKLAGMGVHDTERKAVAPKDGKKPVLLVVLESFQKNHSIYRTHSQTIDLMRRKFHVVGMGYRDRVDDAGRAVFDEFIELQYHGVWNSAAHVRDISEKYQAQMFYMPSVGMFAVTVVVSAFRVAPIQIMALGHPATTHSPAMDYVVVEQDYVGDPACFSEQLLVLPPDGMPYRPSANLLAWPPKPPARSSDVVKIAVAATTMKLNPGFIETCGAIAREARVPVEFHFLVGQGSGLVYPQVRNMIQRVMGNKAVVHRDQRYGVYMDTIASCQMFANPFPFGNTNGIVDTVWPGLVGVCKTGREVHEHIDEGMFRRLGFPEWTIAKTVDEYKAAVIRMAENHEEREALAAKLAGREAIETHIFKGRPEILGERMYALWSEQVANENANRS; encoded by the coding sequence ATGAAATTCGATATCACGACGTTCGAGCATCACTGTTATCGCAGTGATCCCGCGATTGCCTTCAACGGCCTGCGCGAGTTGCTGCAGAAGATTGCCGATGGCTATGGCGAGACCAGCCACCTCGATGAATGGGAGCAGTCGACGGAGGCCATCAATATCCGCGACGAGCATATGGTGACGCGGCTGGCCGCGGCGATCACCGCGCTGGCGACCAATCCGGACTTCCACATGTCCGAGCAGGACAGCGCATCGGTGCTCAAGCACCAGCGCTGGCTGGCGAGCATCTTTGCCAGCAGCCCGTTCCGCAATGCCGACCACATCCTGCGGGCGCTGGGCATCGACGAAACGGCGCGCGACAGCTTCGACATCCACCCGGCCGACCTGTGGAAGTTCCAGCTCTTCTACCTGCCGCAGTCGGAAATCAAGCTTGACTGGGACGCACTGTGGAAGCTCGACAAGGGCGCGGCTGGCGGGCTGGCCATGGCGATCCTCTCGCCGCGGTTCCAGGGCACCGTCGCCGCGCACCGGAAACGCGAGTTCCTGCTGGAATGGCTGCCCGGCCGCCTGGACCAGGTGGAAAACCTCGACCGGCTGCCGCATGTGATCATGCACGACGTCAACATGTTCTGCAGCTACGCGGACACGCCGGAAAAGCACAGCATCAAGAAGCCGCTCTGCACGCTGGTGCGCCGCAAGCTGGCGGGGATGGGCGTGCATGACACCGAGCGCAAGGCCGTGGCGCCGAAGGACGGGAAGAAGCCGGTGCTGCTGGTGGTGCTGGAATCGTTCCAGAAGAACCATTCGATCTACCGCACCCATTCGCAGACCATCGACCTGATGCGCCGGAAGTTCCACGTGGTCGGCATGGGCTACCGTGACCGGGTGGACGACGCCGGCCGGGCGGTGTTCGACGAGTTCATCGAGTTGCAGTACCACGGTGTGTGGAACTCGGCCGCCCATGTGCGTGACATCAGCGAGAAGTACCAGGCGCAGATGTTCTACATGCCCAGCGTCGGCATGTTCGCGGTCACCGTGGTCGTCTCGGCCTTCCGCGTCGCGCCGATCCAGATCATGGCGCTGGGTCATCCGGCGACGACCCATTCCCCGGCGATGGACTACGTGGTGGTCGAGCAGGACTACGTCGGCGATCCGGCCTGTTTCAGCGAGCAACTGCTGGTGCTGCCGCCCGATGGCATGCCCTACCGGCCGTCGGCCAACCTGCTGGCCTGGCCGCCAAAGCCGCCGGCCCGGTCGTCCGATGTCGTCAAGATCGCCGTGGCGGCCACGACCATGAAGCTCAACCCGGGGTTCATCGAGACCTGCGGCGCGATTGCCCGCGAGGCGCGCGTGCCGGTGGAGTTCCATTTCCTGGTGGGGCAGGGCAGCGGGCTGGTGTATCCGCAGGTCCGCAACATGATCCAGCGCGTGATGGGCAACAAGGCGGTGGTGCATCGGGACCAGCGCTACGGCGTCTACATGGACACCATCGCAAGCTGCCAGATGTTTGCGAACCCGTTCCCGTTCGGCAATACCAACGGCATCGTCGATACGGTCTGGCCGGGGCTGGTCGGCGTCTGCAAGACCGGCCGGGAGGTGCACGAGCACATCGACGAGGGCATGTTCCGCCGGCTGGGATTCCCGGAATGGACCATCGCCAAGACCGTGGACGAGTACAAGGCGGCCGTGATCCGCATGGCCGAGAACCACGAGGAACGCGAGGCGCTGGCGGCGAAGCTGGCCGGGCGAGAGGCCATCGAGACGCACATCTTCAAGGGCCGCCCGGAGATCCTGGGCGAGCGCATGTATGCGCTGTGGTCGGAACAGGTTGCCAATGAGAACGCGAACAGATCATGA